A genomic segment from Micropterus dolomieu isolate WLL.071019.BEF.003 ecotype Adirondacks linkage group LG03, ASM2129224v1, whole genome shotgun sequence encodes:
- the nt5c3a gene encoding cytosolic 5'-nucleotidase 3: protein MPQFEKTTVHMRDPERVEQIICGLIKGGASKLQIITDFDMTLSKFAVNGKRCPTCHNIIDNCKLVTEDCRQKLLQLKNKYYPIEIDPQLTMEEKYPFMVEWYFKSHTLLVEQRLEKDKLPEVVRESDAALREGFEQFFDRLQQHNVPVFIFSAGLGDVLEEIIRQAGVYHPNVKVVSNFMDFDDNGILKGFKGELIHVYNKHDGALRNTEYFKQVKENSNIILMGDSLGDLSMADGVPNVENILKIGFLNDKVEERLDKYLDSYDIVLVKDETLEVPNAILQKVL from the exons ATGCCTCAGTTTGAGAAGACGACGGTCCACATGAGGGACCCTGAGAGGGTGGAGCAGATCATCTGTGGCCTCATCAAAGGAGGAGCTTCCAAACTACAG ATCATCACAGACTTCGACATGACGTTAAGCAAGTTCGCTGTCAACGGCAAACGCTGTCCGACATGTCACA ATATCATCGATAACTGCAAGCTGGTGACAGAAGACTGCAGGcagaagctgctgcagctgaagaaTAAATATTATCCCATTGAGATCGACCCTCAACTCACCATGGAGGAGAAATACCCTTTCATGGTCGAGTG GTATTTCAAGTCTCACACACTACTTGTGGAGCAGCGGTTAGAGAAAGACAAACTGCCAGAGGTGGTGAGAGAGTCTGACGCTGCACTCAG GGAAGGCTTCGAGCAGTTCTTTGACCGCCTGCAGCAGCACAACGTGCCTGTCTTCATCTTCTCCGCTGGCCTGGGCGACGTCTTGGAAGAAATCATTCGCCAGGCCGGAGTCTACCACCCCAACGTCAAGGTCGTCTCCAACTTCATGGACTTTGACGACAAC GGCATCCTGAAGGGTTTCAAAGGCGAGCTGATTCATGTGTACAACAAACACGATGGCGCCCTGCGGAACACGGAGTACTTCAAACAGGTGAAGGAAAACAGCAACATCATCCTAATGGGTGACTCACTAGGGGACCTCAGCATGGCCGACGGGGTGCCCAACGTGGAGAACATCCTCAAGATCGGCTTCCTCAATGACAAG GTGGAAGAGCGACTAGACAAATATCTGGACTCTTATGACATCGTCCTGGTGAAGGACGAAACTCTGGAAGTGCCCAATGCCATCCTCCAGAAGGTTCTATAA